In Sorghum bicolor cultivar BTx623 chromosome 10, Sorghum_bicolor_NCBIv3, whole genome shotgun sequence, one genomic interval encodes:
- the LOC8083463 gene encoding uncharacterized protein LOC8083463 produces the protein MGERNGGVSTSSTTMRAAAHRGTMPPPPQMRPKIKIIHIIAPEIIKTDVAHFRDLVQQLTGKPAACAISSSANYTAPVEEEIETTTNKRRLRPAPAPAPVAADEMSDFMVQEEPIKKRKIKCEVKVEQAGGFGDYDLDRSDLWMDLNPGGFLSFLEEEGVFQGLAADHDFLQPAAFASSRMDLVGEMYAS, from the coding sequence ATGGGGGAGCGCAACGGCGGCGTGAGCACGTCATCGACGACCATGAGGGCGGCGGCGCACCGGGGAACGatgccgccgccaccgcagATGCGGCCCAAGATAAAGATCATCCACATCATCGCGCCGGAGATCATCAAGACCGACGTCGCCCACTTCCGGGACCTCGTGCAGCAGCTCACCGGCAAGCCTGCTGCCTGCGCCATCAGCAGCTCGGCCAACTACACCGCACCGGTAGAAGAGGAGATAGAGACGACGACCAACAAGAGGAGGCTGAGGCCGGCACCAGCTCCGGCTCCGGTGGCGGCTGACGAGATGAGCGATTTCATGGTGCAAGAAGAGCCGATCAAGAAGAGGAAGATCAAGTGCGAGGTGAAGGTGGAGCAAGCAGGAGGCTTCGGCGATTACGACCTCGACCGTAGCGACCTGTGGATGGATCTCAACCCCGGAGGGTTCTTGAGCTTCTTGGAGGAGGAAGGCGTCTTCCAGGGCCTGGCTGCTGACCATGACTTCTTGCAGCCTGCTGCTTTTGCCTCGTCCAGGATGGATTTGGTTGGTGAAATGTACGCATCTTGA
- the LOC8083462 gene encoding uncharacterized protein LOC8083462: MAPPGSRRWAYVRVMSGTILGGVLGFYVMHRVETSYKARMEERLRRYEAHMLAKAKEAQQLQDEAQREDKAQLLPDS, encoded by the exons ATGGCGCCGCCGGGGTCGCGGCGGTGGGCTTACGTGCGCGTGATGTCCGGCACCATCCTCGGCGGCGTGCTCGGGTTCTACGTCATGCACCGCGTCGAGACCTCCTACAAG GCGAGGATGGAGGAGAGGCTGCGGAGGTACGAGGCGCATATGCTCGCCAAGGCCAAGGAGGCGCAGCAGCTGCAGGACGAGGCGCAGCGGGAGGACAAAGCCCAGCTCCTACCCGACTCGTGA
- the LOC110431181 gene encoding uncharacterized protein LOC110431181 gives MPSSNRGWQSGWFYLRNDGGVLPKYSGKMVTERMGVVKDSLPSVPEDKEIRAQNRARNEEQKKAKEDKKAKAARKAQRREISAKNHRSAPVGPQEGGKASEAGSEALPQTVVPEGPAEPAPASGAGTVALVEASQAETAVVAPAPSAGEAGVGPAAPGAAGGPLGAPSSQKKSAPRASRKQKAPSVALAPLKTVKRGAQSTPGSARPVSPLPPGYEEAGRHPGQDTGAPKPQGPEDADLGGAARPASAEEGRAIMVSSAAPEAPVAGREEETGWGKSPGLDACGRAGVEALNRATQLVGRDMFNLAQALKATSQEKSVFLRREKDAWASFEKERAAREAAEGELAKEFCEGYVLPDDEAEAQEEVQRLEDAVATPGDALATFFDDEVELPHLVARGPK, from the exons aagatggtgacggag AGGATGGGGGTCGTCAAGGACTCCCTGCCATctgtcccagaggacaaggagatccgggccCAGAATCGGGCTCggaacgaggagcagaagaaggccaaggaggacaagaaggccAAGGCAGCGCGGAAAGCGCAGCGgcgggagatctccgccaaAAATCATC GTTCAGCCCCGGTGGGTCCTCAAGAAGGGGGGAAGGCGTCGGAGGCCGGATCCGAGGCGCTACCTCAAACGGTAGTGCCAGAGGGTCCGGCCGAGCCCGCCCCAGCGTCCGGGGCGGGAACTGTTGCCCTGGTGGAGGCGTCGCAGGCTGAGACCGCCGTGGTGGCTCCTGCGCCGTCGGCAGGCGAGGCAGGGGTCGGACCGGCGGCCCCAGGCGCCGCGGGAGGCCCCCTAGGAGCTCCGAGCTCCCAGAAGAAGTCTGCTCCCCGAGCGAG CCGTAAGCAAAAGGCGCCttcggtggcgctggcccccctgaaaactgtgaagaggggggctcagTCAACTCCCGGGTCGGCTAGGCCCGTGTCTCCGCTGCCTCCAGGCTACGAGGAGGCAGGGCGCCACCCGGGGCAAGACACGGGGGCGCCGAAGCCCCAAGGACCGGAGGACGCTGACCTCGGAGGCGCGGCCCGTCCTGCGAGCGCTGAGGAGGGGCGAGCCATCATGGTGTCCAGCGCGGCGCCCGAGGCCCCCGTGGCGGGGAGGGAGGAGGAAACcggatggggcaagagcccc ggtctggatGCGTGTGGGCGCGCCGGGGTCGAGGCCCTTAACCGAGCTACCCAGCTCGTGGGTCGCGACATGTTTAATTTGGCTCAG gcgctcaaggccacCTCCCAGGAGAAATCGGTATTTCTCCGTCGGGAGAAGGATGCTTGGGCGTCCTTTGAGAAGGAGAGGGCTGCCAGAGAGGCGGCcgagggggagctcgcgaaggagt tctgtgagggctacgtcctcCCGGATGATGAGGctgaggcccaggaggaggtgcagaggcttgaAGACGCCGTGGCTACCCCTGGAGATGCCTTGGCCACCTTcttcgacgacgaggtggagcttccGCACCTTGTAGCTCGAGGACCTAAGTAG
- the LOC110431182 gene encoding uncharacterized protein LOC110431182 gives MVAPSSSDVSGPGTSAAAAAAKLRDEALATAKALEIEAASLRDSNQARSAQLKEEADLLTSAAAAQERVRAAAAALDLEREQADLLEQQTAALRARLHPEHPHDDDSEGDGHFISMETAAVAHLHSQAAAVQNIKNLIPIVLDLQASNYSKWRGYILLILGRFALKDHVLSDTIHPHDAAWSRMDCVVVSWIFNTIAPDLLDVVHERDGITARAAWLGLEQQFFNNRESRAMLLDAEFRTLCQGALSVDEYCRKMKNMADALADLGEPVLDRTLVLNVLRGLNERFQFMSQLVTRQKPFPSFGDVRADLRLAELNMASPSAPPSALVTAPSSCWGTAVQQRQ, from the exons ATGGTTGCTCCCTCCTCCTCCGACGTCTCCGGCCCCGGCACCtcggctgccgccgccgcggccaaaCTGCGCGACGAGGCGCTCGCCACCGCCAAAGCTCTGGAGATCGAGGCCGCCTCCCTGCGCGACTCCAACCAGGCGCGCAGCGCCCAACTCAAGGAGGAGGCGGACCTCCTCAcgtctgccgccgccgcccaggaGCGGGTCCGCGCGGCTGCCGCCGCCCTGGACCTGGAGCGCGAGCAGGCCGACCTGCTGGAGCAGCAGACCGCGGCCCTCCGCGCGCGGCTCCACCCCGAGCATCCCCACGACGACGACTCGGAGGGTGACGGCCACTTCATCTCCATGGAGACTGCGGCTGTTGCTCATCTTCATAGCCAGGCAGCCGCTGTGCAGAACATCAAGAATCTCATCCCAATTGTTCTTGATCTGCAAGCCTCTAATTACTCCAAATGGCGTGGTTACATCCTGCTCATCCTTGGCCGGTTTGCTCTGAAGGACCACGTCCTCAGCGACACCATCCACCCCCACGATGCCGCATGGTCCCGCATGGACTGTGTCGTCGTCTCATGGATCTTCAACACCATTGCCCCTGACCTCCTTGACGTCGTCCACGAGCGTGACGGCATCACTGCTCGGGCGGCGTGGCTCGGCCTCGAACAACAGTTCTTCAACAACCGGGAATCACGGGCCATGCTCCTCGACGCGGAATTCCGCACTCTCTGCCAGGGTGCTCTCTCTGTTGATGAATATTGTCGCAAGATGAAGAACATGGCAGACGCGCTCGCCGACCTTGGTGAACCCGTCCTGGACCGGACTCTGGTGTTGAATGTGCTGCGTGGCCTAAACGAACGTTTTCAGTTCATGTCACAGCTCGTCACGCGGCAGAAGCCCTTCCCATCCTTCGGAGATGTCCGTGCTGATCTGAGGCTGGCTGAACTCAACATGGCGTCACCTTCAGCTCCGCCCTCGGCCCTCGTCACCGCGCCATCCA GCTGCTGGGGGACAGCAGTCCAGCAACGGCAATAA